One window from the genome of Flexibacter flexilis DSM 6793 encodes:
- a CDS encoding ribonuclease Z, protein MNFDITILGSNSASFAYGRHHTSQLVNHNQCLYLIDCGEGTQNQLIRYKVKIQRIGHIFISHLHGDHYLGLVGLISTMHLQGRTDELHIFAPAGLDEVITLQLRLSDTRLNYPVTFHEVNTEVAATIYENEVLTVSTIPLNHRVKCAGFLFKEKPKKRRIVMESLHRGYTNFHLNLLKKGEDIKDENGEIVYKNADVTLPPKHSRSYAYCSDTRYDERIIPLVQHADLLYHESTFMTDMEQRAYETFHSTAAQAAQVAKTAQVGKLMLGHYSSRYKELEPLLAEAQEVFSNTILSVEGETLSIACE, encoded by the coding sequence ATGAATTTTGACATTACAATATTGGGTTCAAACTCCGCATCTTTTGCCTATGGGAGGCATCATACCTCGCAGTTGGTAAATCACAACCAATGTTTGTATCTGATTGATTGCGGTGAAGGCACTCAAAACCAACTGATCCGCTATAAAGTCAAAATTCAGCGCATTGGCCACATTTTTATTAGCCATTTGCACGGCGACCATTATTTGGGGCTGGTGGGTCTGATTTCGACGATGCACTTGCAAGGCCGCACGGACGAGCTGCATATTTTTGCGCCTGCGGGTCTGGACGAAGTTATTACACTGCAATTACGTCTTTCGGACACGCGCTTGAACTATCCTGTTACGTTTCATGAAGTAAATACAGAAGTTGCCGCCACGATTTACGAAAATGAGGTACTGACGGTTAGTACTATTCCGCTGAATCATCGGGTGAAATGCGCAGGTTTTTTATTTAAAGAAAAACCTAAAAAACGCCGTATTGTGATGGAGTCATTACACAGAGGCTACACTAATTTTCATCTGAATTTGCTGAAAAAAGGCGAGGACATCAAGGACGAAAACGGCGAAATTGTTTATAAAAACGCTGACGTAACATTGCCGCCCAAGCATAGCCGTAGTTACGCTTATTGCTCGGATACGCGCTATGACGAACGTATTATTCCGCTCGTGCAACACGCAGATTTACTGTACCACGAATCTACATTTATGACGGATATGGAGCAACGCGCCTACGAAACGTTTCATAGTACTGCCGCGCAAGCCGCACAAGTAGCCAAGACGGCACAAGTGGGAAAACTGATGTTAGGGCATTATTCTTCGCGCTATAAAGAATTAGAGCCACTATTGGCCGAAGCGCAAGAAGTGTTTAGTAATACAATTTTGTCTGTGGAAGGAGAAACGCTCAGTATTGCGTGTGAGTAA
- the yihA gene encoding ribosome biogenesis GTP-binding protein YihA/YsxC encodes MDIKSATFVGSAADYKKCPETPLPEYAFIGRSNVGKSSLINMLTNRNGLAKTSSTPGKTQVINHFMINNQWYLVDLPGYGWAKVGQAQREKFNLMIREYIQKRPNLQCVFVLVDSRHEPQKIDVEFIEWLGNAQIPFAIIFTKADKQTKTRTLANVATYNKQLKKTWAELPQEFITSSDERTGRDEVLGYIENLRLQWQES; translated from the coding sequence ATGGATATAAAAAGCGCGACCTTTGTGGGCAGTGCCGCCGACTACAAAAAGTGTCCCGAAACGCCTTTGCCAGAATACGCCTTTATTGGCCGTTCTAACGTGGGCAAATCGTCATTGATTAATATGCTGACCAACCGCAACGGCTTGGCCAAAACCTCTTCTACGCCAGGTAAAACACAGGTTATCAATCATTTTATGATTAATAATCAATGGTATTTGGTGGATTTGCCAGGGTACGGATGGGCAAAAGTGGGACAGGCACAACGCGAAAAATTTAACCTGATGATTCGCGAATACATCCAAAAACGCCCGAATTTGCAATGTGTGTTTGTGTTGGTGGACTCACGCCACGAACCGCAAAAGATAGATGTTGAGTTTATCGAATGGCTTGGAAATGCACAAATTCCGTTTGCCATTATTTTTACGAAAGCCGACAAGCAAACTAAAACACGCACGCTGGCCAATGTAGCGACCTACAACAAGCAGTTGAAAAAAACATGGGCAGAATTGCCGCAGGAATTTATCACGTCTTCGGATGAGCGAACAGGCCGTGATGAGGTGTTGGGCTACATCGAAAACCTACGTTTGCAGTGGCAAGAGTCGTAA
- a CDS encoding RluA family pseudouridine synthase, whose protein sequence is MSNTPKQKPFTVIYEDNHLLIVNKAAGLLVQADNTRDITLLDFAKAYIKEKYKKEGAVFMGLVHRLDRPVSGLVVLARTSKGLERMTEIFRKRNVQKTYWAVVRRKPPQKADKLVHWLVKNEKTNVTTAHDTEVPNSQRAELSYKVMGKLNDHWLLEVTPVTGRPHQIRVQLASMGCPIRGDVKYGFDRPNTDGSINLHARRLYFVHPIKNEPVVCVAPVPENPFWEQYLALDEPENVKDKNLDFLF, encoded by the coding sequence ATGAGTAACACACCAAAACAAAAACCGTTTACGGTTATTTACGAAGACAATCACTTGCTAATTGTCAATAAAGCAGCAGGGCTTTTGGTGCAAGCCGACAACACGCGCGACATTACTTTGCTGGATTTTGCGAAGGCCTATATCAAGGAAAAATACAAAAAAGAAGGTGCTGTATTCATGGGTTTAGTGCATCGCCTCGACCGTCCCGTAAGTGGCTTGGTCGTGTTGGCACGTACTTCCAAAGGCCTCGAACGCATGACGGAAATTTTCCGCAAACGCAACGTACAAAAAACATATTGGGCGGTAGTGCGTCGGAAACCACCACAAAAAGCCGATAAATTGGTTCATTGGCTCGTTAAAAATGAAAAAACGAACGTTACGACGGCTCATGACACAGAAGTTCCGAATAGCCAACGCGCTGAACTTTCGTACAAAGTGATGGGCAAACTCAACGACCATTGGCTGTTGGAGGTTACGCCCGTAACGGGTCGTCCGCATCAAATCAGGGTGCAATTGGCCTCGATGGGTTGCCCGATTCGCGGCGACGTGAAATATGGCTTCGACCGCCCTAACACAGACGGCAGCATTAATTTGCACGCACGCCGTTTGTATTTTGTTCACCCGATCAAAAACGAACCTGTTGTTTGCGTCGCACCCGTGCCCGAAAATCCTTTCTGGGAGCAATATTTGGCTTTAGATGAGCCAGAAAATGTGAAAGACAAGAACTTGGATTTTCTTTTTTAA
- a CDS encoding LolA family protein, which produces MKKIVAFVVLLAGINCQTAWAQLQAKQDPLAQKILDVMGKKYKTLQSYKATYSQTFQANDGKTLDEQKGEILVKGKKFNLKLNNQVLVCDGNTLWSYVRDAKELNISDYQPEEGEITPTNIYTMYQNGFKYMMIGEVKDKGKVFQVVDLEPDDRNKEILKVRLYVGKADQILHKWIIYERGTNNRQVFEITKFTANAAAPESSFSFDKKVYPVKTQTDLR; this is translated from the coding sequence ATGAAAAAAATAGTTGCATTTGTAGTGTTATTGGCGGGTATCAATTGCCAAACTGCTTGGGCGCAGTTGCAGGCCAAACAAGACCCATTGGCACAAAAAATTTTGGATGTGATGGGTAAAAAATACAAAACACTCCAATCCTATAAAGCCACTTATTCCCAAACATTTCAGGCCAACGACGGCAAAACCCTTGATGAGCAGAAAGGCGAAATTTTGGTAAAGGGCAAAAAATTTAACCTCAAACTCAACAATCAAGTATTGGTTTGCGACGGTAATACGCTTTGGTCGTATGTGCGCGATGCCAAAGAACTAAACATTTCGGATTATCAGCCCGAAGAAGGCGAGATTACGCCAACCAACATTTACACCATGTATCAGAACGGTTTCAAATACATGATGATTGGAGAAGTAAAAGACAAAGGGAAAGTGTTTCAAGTAGTTGATTTAGAGCCAGATGACCGCAACAAAGAAATCTTGAAAGTACGCCTTTATGTTGGCAAAGCCGACCAGATATTGCATAAATGGATTATTTACGAACGCGGTACGAACAACCGCCAAGTATTTGAAATTACGAAATTTACGGCCAATGCTGCCGCTCCAGAATCTTCTTTTTCTTTCGATAAAAAGGTTTATCCAGTAAAAACACAGACAGATTTACGATGA